A genome region from Triticum aestivum cultivar Chinese Spring chromosome 2B, IWGSC CS RefSeq v2.1, whole genome shotgun sequence includes the following:
- the LOC123043524 gene encoding uncharacterized protein, with amino-acid sequence MSKRQHSHLDGDRTGKRPRRAPKKHLYLVLDDWDTGFSIYKVDADTLQDTRTSDVQFGFPDPPVLRFPVPVRHLGMSFTAFGNSIFIATNPHCPQTPILLYDTEIAGITIGPSLPRSLLGGIDISVAAGDALYALTSRHAGEQHSFEAMSWAATGSDEMWDPRPAMDWSWKSVPSPPPFARDDIISSYALHPDGHTIFMSAHDSLYQHVPKGTFSFDTKRSEWRWHGEWALPFQGQGYYDSELGAWIGLRKDGYICACEVASRSRESAVQPYCKIAKEKLFLKVPERRLAATRATLAYMGNSNFCLVDCVQREGVEPTCVFDCCVLHMSTFGLKYDHRGELQTTRHCSNSCVVSKHILSFSPAVFWM; translated from the coding sequence ATGTCCAAGCGTCAGCACTCGCACCTCGACGGCGACCGCACCGGAAAAAGGCCGCGGCGTGCGCCCAAGAAGCACCTCTACCTGGTGCTGGATGATTGGGACACGGGCTTCAGCATCTACAAGGTTGATGCCGACACTTTGCAAGATACCCGCACCAGCGACGTGCAGTTTGGGTTCCCTGACCCTCCCGTCCTCCGGTTTCCCGTGCCAGTACGCCATCTTGGCATGAGCTTCACGGCCTTTGGTAACAGCATCTTCATCGCCACCAACCCACACTGTCCACAGACTCCCATCCTCCTATATGATACCGAGATAGCGGGAATCACAATCGGGCCAAGCCTACCACGTTCACTGCTTGGTGGCATTGACATCTCTGTGGCCGCCGGTGATGCGTTGTATGCATTGACATCTCGCCATGCCGGCGAGCAGCACTCTTTTGAGGCCATGTCATGGGCAGCCACGGGAAGCGATGAGATGTGGGATCCACGGCCAGCCATGGACTGGTCCTGGAAAAGTGTGCCGTCGCCACCGCCATTTGCCAGGGATGATATAATTTCCTCTTACGCGCTGCACCCGGACGGGCACACCATATTCATGTCTGCACACGACAGTCTTTATCAACATGTTCCAAAGGGTACCTTCTCATTCGACACCAAGCGCTCTGAGTGGAGGTGGCATGGGGAATGGGCTCTGCCTTTCCAAGGGCAAGGCTACTACGACAGCGAGCTAGGCGCATGGATTGGGCTCCGTAAAGACGGGTACATTTGTGCCTGTGAAGTTGCCTCCCGCAGCCGCGAAAGTGCTGTGCAGCCATATTGTAAGATTGCGAAGGAGAAGTTGTTCCTCAAAGTCCCGGAGCGGCGACTGGCAGCAACAAGGGCCACCCTCGCGTACATGGGCAACAGCAACTTTTGCCTTGTCGATTGTGTGCAGCGCGAGGGAGTGGAGCCTACATGCGTCTTCGATTGTTGCGTGCTCCATATGAGCACGTTTGGGCTTAAGTATGATCACAGAGGAGAGCTGCAAACCACGCGCCACTGCTCTAACTCTTGTGTAGTGTCTAAGCATATCCTGTCCTTTTCTCCTGCAGTGTTCTGGATGTAA